From a single Aggregatilinea lenta genomic region:
- a CDS encoding LacI family DNA-binding transcriptional regulator yields the protein MNRKRVTSKDVAKAAGVSQATVSYVLNNVARANISEETQQRVQKIAHDLGYTPNIVARSLVRGRSNNIGMALFHPHEQIFIDSWLPNIMTGFGSVIQQYGFRLLVERVNDKRQYKSILNLLHGHEVAGMVVQSTLGSEFISAELINQGIPIVIFGSMSEYIHYSVSSDNLTGVQTMINHLIGLGHQRIACISYAPEGVVEHSTDRLNTYYETLSVAGISPDSSLVRFGAFEPLSGYEAMRDLLRSKPLPTAVFGMNDTMAIAALAAIQEAGLRVPEDIAVVGFDDDRLAAFTTPSLTTIHESQREIGQRAGDMLISLLNDVEPAVTNLQLPTRLVVRKSCGAHLVRQAQDLEGV from the coding sequence GTGAACCGCAAAAGAGTTACCAGCAAGGATGTCGCCAAAGCTGCTGGCGTTTCGCAGGCAACGGTATCGTATGTCCTGAACAACGTCGCGCGGGCGAACATCAGCGAAGAAACCCAGCAGCGCGTCCAGAAGATCGCGCATGACCTGGGCTATACGCCCAACATCGTAGCCCGATCCCTGGTCCGGGGGCGCAGCAATAATATCGGAATGGCGCTGTTCCACCCACACGAGCAGATTTTCATCGACTCCTGGCTTCCTAACATTATGACCGGTTTCGGATCGGTGATTCAGCAATACGGATTTCGTTTGCTGGTCGAACGTGTGAACGATAAGCGGCAGTACAAGTCGATTCTTAACCTGCTGCACGGCCATGAAGTCGCGGGAATGGTGGTGCAGTCCACCCTGGGCAGCGAGTTTATCTCTGCAGAACTTATTAACCAGGGTATCCCGATCGTTATTTTCGGCAGTATGTCGGAATACATTCATTATTCAGTCAGTTCAGACAATCTGACCGGCGTACAAACGATGATCAATCATTTGATCGGGTTGGGACATCAACGGATTGCCTGCATCAGTTACGCGCCCGAAGGGGTGGTCGAACACTCGACGGATCGCCTGAACACGTACTACGAAACCTTGTCTGTTGCGGGCATTTCACCGGATTCGTCCCTGGTGCGTTTTGGTGCGTTTGAGCCGCTCAGTGGCTACGAGGCTATGCGCGATCTTTTGCGGTCTAAGCCACTGCCAACGGCAGTCTTCGGGATGAATGATACGATGGCGATTGCTGCGTTGGCGGCCATTCAGGAGGCAGGGCTGCGCGTGCCCGAAGATATTGCGGTCGTCGGATTCGACGATGATCGTCTGGCGGCCTTCACTACGCCGTCACTCACGACTATTCACGAATCGCAGCGCGAAATCGGCCAACGCGCCGGAGACATGCTGATTAGTCTGCTCAACGATGTCGAACCCGCCGTTACAAATTTACAATTACCCACCCGGCTCGTAGTCCGCAAGTCCTGCGGGGCACATCTGGTTCGGCAAGCCCAAGACCTTGAGGGAGTTTGA
- a CDS encoding carbohydrate ABC transporter permease, producing the protein MTTTQQIVSIQMSKQVRARGGKMLAYLVLLALLFITLFPLWWVLRTALTSPTFVFSHTSSLLPVNPTTQNFERVLGLIDTSDLVGEGVVTSYMSTATLDFWVFLRNSFIVSSAITLGQTVFSSMAAYAFARIKFPLRDTIFFIYLTGLMIPSIVLFIPNFVFIRQLGWIGTYQGIIAPTFLMTPFAVFFMRQFFLGLNKDLEEAAIIDGATRIGLFWRIALPLVKGPILTLAILTFIGSWNEYLWPLLVGRDENVRVLTVALGIFREQTPQGSPDWAGLMAGTAVSIVPAIVIFLFFGRKVVDSIQFSGFK; encoded by the coding sequence ATGACCACCACACAGCAAATTGTGAGCATTCAGATGTCCAAACAAGTACGGGCACGCGGCGGAAAAATGCTGGCTTATCTGGTCCTGCTGGCCCTGCTGTTTATCACGTTGTTCCCGCTTTGGTGGGTGCTCCGCACGGCGCTGACCAGTCCTACATTCGTGTTCAGCCATACGTCAAGTCTCCTGCCGGTCAACCCGACGACGCAGAATTTCGAGCGCGTCCTGGGCCTGATCGATACCAGTGATTTGGTAGGTGAGGGTGTCGTAACCTCTTATATGTCCACCGCCACCCTTGATTTCTGGGTGTTTCTGCGGAACTCGTTCATCGTGTCGAGCGCGATCACGTTGGGACAAACGGTGTTTAGCTCGATGGCGGCGTATGCGTTCGCGCGGATCAAGTTCCCCCTGAGGGACACGATCTTTTTCATCTACCTGACCGGTCTCATGATCCCCAGCATTGTGCTGTTCATCCCGAACTTTGTGTTCATCCGGCAGTTGGGATGGATCGGCACGTACCAGGGCATTATCGCGCCCACCTTTTTGATGACGCCGTTCGCGGTGTTCTTCATGCGCCAGTTTTTCCTGGGCTTGAACAAAGACCTTGAAGAAGCCGCCATCATTGACGGCGCAACCCGGATCGGCCTCTTCTGGCGGATCGCGCTGCCGTTGGTTAAAGGACCGATCCTGACGCTGGCAATCCTGACGTTCATCGGAAGTTGGAACGAATACCTGTGGCCCCTGCTCGTGGGGCGTGATGAGAATGTGCGCGTGCTGACCGTCGCGCTGGGTATCTTTCGTGAACAAACACCTCAAGGTTCGCCCGACTGGGCCGGGTTGATGGCCGGAACCGCCGTTTCGATTGTGCCCGCCATCGTCATTTTCCTATTCTTCGGTCGTAAAGTCGTGGATTCCATCCAGTTCTCAGGCTTCAAATAA
- a CDS encoding carbohydrate ABC transporter permease: MVAGQTRGKPKRSVLFKLLNRLADNEAVIGYLFILPSLIGFAIFFAYPALRAVYISFLDWNLLSDAKYVGLDNYQTLVADERFWSSLRVTVLYVVWNIPVQTVLAVFMAVMLERFSTPVSSIMRGIMILPWLMPNVVVALLWMWILDPSIGLMNEFLKLVGIGKQPFIGSPAQAIQSIAAINIWRHAGYTSILIFAGLKTIPKSLYEAASIDGAGDLTQFRKITLPLLRPVLVFVLVTSVIGSFQVFDTVAVTTSGGPAGSTQVIIYYIFQQVFERRIKMGIATAASVVLFAILITVTIVQMRLLRSGESDLADYQ; encoded by the coding sequence ATGGTTGCTGGTCAGACGCGCGGTAAGCCTAAAAGGTCAGTTCTCTTCAAGCTGCTGAACCGGCTCGCTGACAACGAGGCCGTCATTGGCTACCTGTTTATTCTTCCCAGCCTGATCGGCTTTGCCATCTTCTTCGCCTACCCTGCCCTGCGCGCTGTTTACATCAGTTTTTTAGACTGGAACCTGCTCTCGGATGCGAAGTACGTGGGCCTGGATAATTACCAGACCCTGGTCGCTGACGAACGGTTTTGGAGCTCGCTGCGGGTGACTGTGCTCTACGTAGTATGGAACATCCCGGTGCAAACAGTCCTCGCCGTTTTCATGGCCGTGATGCTGGAGCGGTTCAGCACCCCTGTATCCTCTATCATGCGCGGCATTATGATCTTGCCCTGGCTGATGCCGAATGTCGTTGTTGCACTGTTGTGGATGTGGATTCTCGATCCTTCGATTGGCCTGATGAACGAATTTCTGAAGCTGGTGGGCATCGGCAAGCAGCCCTTTATAGGATCGCCTGCTCAGGCCATCCAATCCATTGCCGCGATCAACATCTGGCGGCACGCGGGTTACACCTCAATCCTCATTTTCGCCGGCCTGAAAACGATCCCCAAATCGCTCTATGAAGCCGCCTCGATTGACGGCGCAGGCGATCTGACGCAGTTCCGCAAAATTACGCTGCCGCTGCTGCGCCCGGTATTGGTGTTCGTCCTGGTGACCTCGGTAATTGGTTCGTTTCAGGTTTTTGATACCGTCGCGGTGACCACCAGTGGCGGCCCCGCCGGCTCGACCCAGGTCATCATCTATTACATCTTCCAACAGGTTTTCGAGCGCCGGATCAAGATGGGCATAGCAACGGCGGCCTCGGTGGTACTGTTCGCCATTCTGATCACTGTCACGATCGTCCAGATGCGCCTGCTGCGCTCCGGCGAATCGGACCTGGCGGATTACCAGTAG
- a CDS encoding ABC transporter substrate-binding protein, translated as MKFLRSAILITLILAIALPVTGLASARQDVTIRYALWDNNQLPAYTECANQFMESNPGITVEIEQLGWSDYWSAIQSGFVTGDAPDVFTNHLAKYPEFVALEQLVDIQPLVERDGVPTDIYYPGLADLWVKDGARYGLPKDWDTVGVVYNADMLEAAGIDPAVMDEWTWNPEDGGTFEQVVAQLTLDANGNNGLSPDFDKDNVVQYGFTTDWPTAAGYGQTSFSVFTASTGWTYNNGLWGNEYYYDDPRFAQAIQWIADLWLEKGYAAPYEDMAGLGYFALFQAGKAALTTDGSWMIGSYLGSEFPVGFGRLPIGPEGRKSMFNGLADSIWVGSEHQEEAWQWVKFLASADCQNIVGQSGVVFPAIPEAADLSLQVRADIGVDVSAFTSQAAEEGGTFLFPITDYGGEITVIMQEAMDRIALGEVDAETELKAANEEVNALFE; from the coding sequence ATGAAATTCCTGCGTTCCGCAATCTTGATTACCCTGATACTGGCAATAGCACTACCAGTTACAGGCCTGGCCAGTGCCCGCCAGGATGTGACCATTCGTTACGCGCTCTGGGATAACAACCAGCTTCCGGCCTATACGGAATGCGCGAACCAGTTTATGGAAAGCAATCCTGGCATCACCGTCGAGATCGAACAGCTCGGTTGGAGTGACTACTGGTCGGCTATCCAGTCCGGCTTTGTCACGGGTGATGCGCCGGACGTGTTCACGAACCACCTGGCGAAATATCCTGAGTTTGTCGCGCTCGAACAGCTCGTCGATATTCAGCCCCTCGTGGAACGCGACGGCGTCCCGACCGACATCTACTATCCTGGTCTGGCCGATCTGTGGGTCAAAGATGGGGCCCGCTATGGTCTGCCCAAAGACTGGGACACCGTTGGTGTCGTTTACAATGCCGATATGCTCGAAGCGGCAGGAATTGATCCCGCCGTCATGGACGAGTGGACCTGGAACCCGGAAGATGGCGGCACATTCGAGCAGGTCGTGGCCCAGTTGACGCTGGACGCCAACGGTAACAACGGCCTCAGCCCGGATTTCGATAAGGACAACGTCGTCCAGTACGGCTTCACCACAGACTGGCCCACCGCTGCCGGTTACGGCCAAACCTCGTTCAGCGTCTTTACGGCTTCGACCGGCTGGACCTACAACAACGGTCTGTGGGGCAACGAGTATTACTACGACGATCCGCGTTTTGCCCAGGCCATTCAGTGGATAGCTGATCTATGGTTGGAAAAGGGCTACGCCGCCCCCTATGAAGACATGGCAGGCTTAGGGTATTTTGCGCTGTTCCAGGCAGGTAAAGCGGCGCTTACCACGGATGGCTCGTGGATGATCGGCAGCTACCTGGGCAGCGAATTCCCGGTCGGTTTCGGTCGTCTGCCCATTGGCCCCGAAGGGCGCAAAAGCATGTTCAACGGGCTGGCCGACTCGATTTGGGTTGGCAGCGAGCACCAGGAAGAAGCCTGGCAATGGGTGAAATTCCTCGCCTCGGCAGATTGCCAGAACATCGTGGGGCAGTCTGGTGTGGTCTTCCCCGCCATCCCCGAAGCAGCCGATCTTTCGCTGCAGGTCCGCGCGGATATCGGTGTTGACGTGAGTGCCTTCACCTCGCAGGCGGCGGAAGAGGGCGGGACCTTCTTGTTCCCCATCACCGATTACGGTGGTGAAATCACTGTAATCATGCAAGAAGCGATGGATCGGATCGCTCTTGGTGAAGTTGATGCTGAGACGGAACTCAAAGCGGCCAACGAAGAGGTCAACGCCCTCTTCGAGTAA
- a CDS encoding zinc-dependent alcohol dehydrogenase family protein produces MRAVVYEAFRGPLTVETVPDPSPSPDGVVIAVRANGICRSDWHGWQGHDADIKVLPHIPGHELAGEVVAVGKDVRRWKVGSRVTVPFVLGCGRCENCSKGDHQVCAHQYQPGFTGWGSFAEYVALPYADTNLVQIPEELDYASVASLGCRFATAFRGVIVQGRVRPGEWVAVHGCGGVGLSAIIIAASLGAQLIAVDVKAEALDLAKSLGAAYAIDARDVPDVARAIQDLTRGGAHVSLDALGSATTARNSILGLRRRGRHVQMGLLAGDDADPSIPMGRVIGWELEIYGSHGLQAHAYPEMLRLIEHGVLDPSRLLTKRVALSDVPEILSSMTTFGTTGIQVMDRF; encoded by the coding sequence ATGCGAGCGGTTGTATATGAAGCTTTTCGCGGGCCTCTTACCGTAGAAACAGTACCTGATCCCAGTCCATCGCCTGATGGCGTTGTCATTGCCGTACGAGCCAATGGCATTTGTCGCAGTGATTGGCATGGATGGCAGGGGCACGATGCGGATATCAAGGTGCTTCCTCATATCCCCGGTCATGAACTGGCGGGCGAGGTCGTTGCGGTGGGGAAAGATGTTCGGCGTTGGAAGGTAGGCAGTCGGGTTACCGTGCCCTTTGTGCTGGGCTGCGGTCGGTGCGAGAACTGCTCGAAAGGCGATCATCAGGTTTGCGCGCATCAGTATCAACCGGGGTTTACGGGTTGGGGGTCCTTCGCAGAGTATGTGGCGCTGCCTTATGCGGATACAAATCTGGTGCAGATCCCGGAGGAGCTTGATTATGCCAGTGTGGCGAGCCTGGGCTGCCGCTTCGCGACGGCCTTTCGGGGGGTGATTGTCCAGGGACGCGTCAGACCGGGCGAATGGGTAGCCGTACACGGCTGCGGTGGGGTCGGACTCTCCGCGATCATAATTGCCGCCTCTCTAGGTGCTCAATTGATCGCGGTTGACGTCAAGGCTGAAGCCCTTGATCTGGCCAAATCGCTTGGCGCGGCTTATGCCATTGACGCGCGTGACGTGCCAGATGTTGCCCGGGCGATTCAGGACTTGACTCGCGGCGGCGCGCATGTGTCGCTGGATGCTTTAGGCAGCGCCACGACGGCCCGCAACTCGATTTTGGGATTACGCCGCCGGGGACGCCATGTCCAAATGGGGTTATTGGCCGGCGATGATGCCGATCCGTCAATACCTATGGGACGCGTCATCGGGTGGGAACTGGAAATCTACGGCAGTCATGGCTTACAGGCCCACGCCTATCCTGAGATGCTGCGCCTGATTGAACATGGCGTTCTTGATCCCTCTCGGCTGCTGACGAAACGGGTGGCCCTGAGTGACGTGCCGGAGATTTTATCAAGCATGACCACCTTTGGGACGACCGGTATCCAGGTCATGGACCGTTTCTAA
- a CDS encoding alpha-galactosidase, translated as MPIHACENSWILETQHTAYVFGVHTTGLLAHRYWGAKLPYPGDYPGDLIEDRLVTSSYVLKEIPFNGLGNLVPQEYPTGAGTEYVEPCLKVSFADGVRDLRLKFERAEVADPELRIHLRDATYPLSVILHYRVWEAFDLIERWAVIENAGDAPVALERVLSAQWHLPIGGHYHLNHLNGRWANEFQLRREPLVQGVKVLESRRITTSHHHNPWFGIDRGSADEERGDVWFGVLAWSGNWKMAAEVTDFSSTRVSIGLNDWDFRWSLEPEQSFTTPSSIAGYTEQGFGAASRHLHDFIRETVVPHGDALHKVLFNSWETTLFDVAESSQAQFAEIAAAMGIELFVMDDGWFHGRKDDYAGLGDWWPDAAKFPNGLGPLIERVNQLGMDFGLWIEPEMVNPDSELYRQHPDWVIHFPTRSRTEGRHQLILNLAKPDVQDYLIEKIDILLSESNITFIKWDMNRNVSEPGWPDAPGEPRELWVRYVQGVYRVWETLRQRHPHVTWQSCSGGGGRADLGILRFADQVWVSDNTIPTSRLAIQGGFSQVFPASTMEAWVTDMGEEFLPLEFRFHSSMCGVLGVGANLRQWGEKEIAEAKTWIALYKEIRPIIQQGDLYRLGSPFTDEFIGVQYVSKDQTSGVLFAFLLHRLDPAAPLILYPRGLVPDRLYTIEGYSGARSGAAWMKTGVVVQLPNFGSTVRRIWSEK; from the coding sequence ATGCCTATTCATGCCTGTGAAAACAGTTGGATTCTTGAAACCCAACACACAGCGTATGTCTTCGGCGTGCATACCACCGGGCTGCTGGCGCATCGCTATTGGGGGGCAAAGCTGCCTTATCCCGGTGACTATCCCGGCGACCTGATCGAAGATAGGCTGGTTACCTCTTCGTACGTTTTGAAGGAGATTCCATTTAACGGCCTGGGTAACCTCGTGCCGCAGGAATATCCAACCGGCGCGGGGACTGAATACGTTGAACCATGCCTGAAGGTGTCATTCGCGGATGGCGTACGCGATCTCCGGCTCAAATTTGAACGTGCTGAAGTCGCTGACCCTGAACTCAGGATTCATTTGCGCGACGCGACCTATCCGTTGAGCGTGATCCTGCATTACCGCGTGTGGGAAGCGTTTGACCTGATCGAACGATGGGCCGTGATCGAGAACGCGGGCGATGCTCCAGTCGCATTGGAGCGCGTCCTATCGGCGCAGTGGCATCTGCCTATCGGGGGACACTACCATCTGAACCACCTCAACGGGCGGTGGGCTAACGAGTTCCAACTGCGGCGCGAACCGTTGGTGCAGGGGGTGAAAGTCCTGGAAAGCCGCCGCATCACGACCAGCCATCACCATAATCCCTGGTTCGGCATCGACCGGGGAAGCGCCGACGAGGAACGCGGCGACGTGTGGTTCGGCGTGCTGGCGTGGAGCGGCAACTGGAAAATGGCCGCCGAAGTCACCGACTTTTCCTCCACGCGCGTGAGTATCGGCCTTAACGACTGGGATTTCCGCTGGTCACTGGAGCCGGAGCAGTCGTTCACGACGCCCAGCAGTATCGCCGGATACACGGAGCAGGGGTTCGGCGCGGCCAGCCGTCACCTGCACGATTTCATCCGGGAAACCGTCGTGCCGCACGGCGACGCTCTGCACAAGGTCCTGTTCAACTCGTGGGAAACGACGCTCTTCGATGTTGCCGAATCCTCCCAGGCTCAGTTTGCCGAGATTGCTGCCGCGATGGGAATTGAGCTGTTCGTAATGGATGACGGTTGGTTTCACGGGCGCAAAGACGATTACGCCGGGTTGGGTGACTGGTGGCCGGATGCGGCCAAATTCCCCAACGGCCTCGGACCGTTGATCGAACGTGTCAACCAGCTTGGCATGGATTTCGGACTCTGGATTGAACCGGAGATGGTCAACCCGGACAGCGAGCTTTACCGCCAGCATCCCGACTGGGTGATTCACTTCCCGACCCGCTCGCGTACCGAAGGCCGTCACCAGCTCATTCTGAATCTAGCAAAACCAGACGTTCAGGACTATCTCATCGAGAAAATCGATATACTGCTGTCTGAAAGTAACATCACGTTTATCAAGTGGGACATGAACCGGAACGTCAGCGAACCCGGCTGGCCGGATGCGCCGGGCGAGCCACGCGAGCTTTGGGTGCGCTACGTCCAGGGTGTGTATCGTGTTTGGGAGACGCTGCGCCAGCGGCATCCGCACGTGACCTGGCAAAGCTGCTCCGGCGGCGGCGGGCGCGCCGACCTGGGAATTCTGCGCTTTGCGGATCAGGTCTGGGTGAGCGACAACACTATCCCCACCTCCCGATTGGCGATTCAGGGGGGCTTTTCACAGGTTTTCCCAGCGTCCACGATGGAAGCCTGGGTGACAGACATGGGCGAAGAATTCTTGCCGCTCGAATTTCGCTTTCATTCCAGCATGTGCGGAGTGTTAGGCGTTGGGGCCAACCTGCGCCAATGGGGAGAAAAAGAGATCGCCGAGGCGAAAACGTGGATCGCGCTCTATAAAGAAATCCGTCCAATCATTCAACAAGGTGATTTGTATCGGCTTGGCTCGCCGTTTACGGACGAGTTTATCGGGGTGCAGTACGTGAGCAAGGATCAGACGTCTGGTGTTTTGTTTGCGTTTCTGTTGCACCGGCTGGACCCGGCAGCGCCTCTAATTTTGTATCCCAGGGGTCTTGTACCGGATCGCCTCTACACCATCGAGGGGTATTCCGGTGCGCGTTCCGGCGCAGCCTGGATGAAAACCGGCGTGGTGGTTCAGCTCCCTAATTTCGGCAGCACTGTTCGCCGAATTTGGAGCGAAAAATAG
- a CDS encoding zinc-binding dehydrogenase: protein MKAAMWHARNDIRIETVPDPGPPGPGEVILKVTSCGICGTDLEEFVSGPIFIPVDKPNPLTGQQAPLILGHEFAGEVVEVGRDVPFKPGTYLAPDTLIPCGECYYCKRHELTLCDNLALLGLMGHGGLAEYCKVPISMCIELPESLSPEYAALAEPLSVAVRAVRKSRLRIGETAAIFGGGTIGLFCLQIALSAGASAVYVVEPVARRRELAMQLGATGVIDPRTTDAVDELRKLTRIGPDVVLEACGVPEVTPMTIDAARKAGRIVLLGIPGHKSTINFFNVVVTEKEVIGSMSHVYDEDFYTALQLLAEGRIDAEKLITHRIPLDRLIEDGLLHLKNHPLDTLKILVKPND from the coding sequence ATGAAAGCGGCAATGTGGCATGCACGTAACGACATTCGGATTGAAACGGTACCTGATCCTGGCCCGCCCGGTCCTGGCGAAGTAATCCTGAAAGTTACGAGTTGTGGCATTTGTGGAACCGACCTTGAAGAATTCGTTAGCGGGCCCATCTTCATTCCAGTAGATAAGCCGAACCCTCTAACTGGCCAGCAAGCCCCGTTGATCTTAGGTCATGAATTCGCCGGTGAAGTGGTCGAGGTTGGGCGAGACGTACCCTTCAAACCCGGAACGTATTTGGCCCCTGACACGCTCATCCCCTGCGGCGAATGTTATTACTGCAAACGGCATGAACTTACTTTGTGTGATAACCTGGCGCTCTTGGGGTTGATGGGTCACGGTGGATTGGCTGAATACTGCAAAGTCCCCATTTCGATGTGCATTGAGCTCCCCGAATCGCTGTCTCCAGAATATGCAGCTCTTGCTGAGCCGCTGTCCGTTGCGGTACGCGCTGTCCGCAAGAGTCGTCTCCGAATCGGTGAGACTGCGGCCATATTTGGCGGAGGAACCATTGGGTTGTTTTGTCTTCAAATTGCCCTGAGTGCTGGCGCGAGTGCCGTCTATGTCGTCGAGCCGGTTGCCCGACGCCGTGAGCTTGCCATGCAGCTCGGCGCTACTGGGGTTATTGATCCCCGAACCACCGATGCAGTCGACGAGTTGCGGAAATTGACTCGGATCGGGCCAGATGTCGTCTTAGAAGCCTGTGGCGTGCCTGAAGTCACGCCCATGACGATTGACGCCGCGCGGAAAGCAGGCCGTATAGTACTTCTTGGTATTCCAGGTCATAAATCAACGATCAATTTTTTCAATGTTGTAGTCACTGAAAAAGAAGTGATTGGCTCTATGAGTCATGTGTATGATGAAGACTTCTATACAGCGCTGCAATTGCTGGCTGAAGGGCGCATTGATGCTGAAAAACTGATCACACATCGCATTCCGCTTGATCGGCTTATAGAAGATGGCTTGCTTCATCTGAAGAATCACCCGCTGGACACGCTCAAAATTCTTGTAAAGCCCAATGATTGA
- the ilvD gene encoding dihydroxy-acid dehydratase, translated as MAVADQTYALNANSRTLLAGSDRAGARAMLKAIGLTDEDLSKPLIAVANTWTEIGPCNIHLRLLSAKIKEGIKRAGGTPLEFNSISISDGITMGTQGMKASLVSREIIADGIELVARANYFDGVIALSACDKTIPGAIMALLRLDIPSMMLYGGTIYPGSYQGEPIDIVSVYEAIGKYQTGQITEEELYAIENAACPGPGACGGQFTANTMATIAQIIGICPMGMADVPAEDEAKLEVAERAGELMLRVIENDIRPSKVITKTALENGIASAAATGGSTNAVLHTLAFAREAGIDFTIDEIESISKRTPIIADMRPTGKYVALDLYRAGGVALLAQRMLAGGYLNGNTLTVTGQTLAEAVATAQETPGQQVVRPLDNPIKDSGGLVILKGNLAPRGAVVKLKGDEAQYHRGPARVFDSEESAFEAVQNREIKKGDVVIIRYEGPVGGPGMREMLQTTAALVGQGLGPDVILITDGRFSGGTRGLMIGHVAPEAMIGGPLALIEEDDEIEVDVSQRRISLLVDDIELAQRRAAWIAPQPNYPSGVLAKYARLVQQADDGAITSL; from the coding sequence ATGGCAGTTGCAGATCAAACTTATGCCTTAAATGCCAACAGTCGCACGTTGTTAGCCGGCAGTGACCGCGCAGGCGCGCGCGCAATGCTCAAAGCTATCGGCTTGACCGATGAGGACCTCTCCAAACCCCTCATCGCTGTCGCCAACACCTGGACAGAGATCGGGCCGTGCAATATTCATCTGCGGCTTCTTTCAGCAAAAATCAAGGAAGGCATCAAGCGAGCGGGCGGAACGCCGCTAGAGTTCAATTCGATCAGTATCAGCGACGGGATCACCATGGGAACTCAGGGGATGAAAGCATCCCTGGTCAGCCGCGAGATAATCGCAGATGGTATCGAACTGGTGGCGCGCGCCAATTATTTCGACGGCGTGATTGCTCTTTCGGCCTGCGACAAAACTATTCCCGGCGCGATCATGGCGCTGCTGCGGCTGGATATTCCGTCGATGATGCTGTACGGCGGAACCATCTATCCCGGTAGTTACCAGGGCGAACCCATCGATATCGTATCGGTCTATGAGGCTATCGGCAAATACCAGACCGGGCAGATCACCGAGGAAGAGCTGTACGCGATTGAAAATGCAGCGTGTCCAGGGCCAGGAGCGTGCGGCGGCCAGTTCACCGCCAACACGATGGCGACCATCGCGCAGATCATCGGCATCTGCCCGATGGGTATGGCGGATGTTCCCGCCGAGGACGAGGCTAAGCTCGAGGTCGCGGAACGAGCCGGCGAGTTGATGCTCCGGGTGATTGAGAACGATATACGCCCATCCAAGGTTATTACCAAAACGGCGCTCGAAAATGGCATTGCATCAGCAGCGGCGACGGGAGGAAGCACAAATGCCGTGCTGCACACGCTGGCGTTCGCACGCGAAGCCGGTATCGATTTCACGATTGACGAGATCGAATCGATCAGCAAGCGCACGCCTATCATCGCGGATATGCGCCCCACTGGAAAATATGTGGCGCTCGATTTGTACAGAGCTGGTGGCGTTGCGTTGCTCGCCCAACGGATGTTGGCGGGTGGATACCTCAATGGCAATACGCTGACCGTCACCGGACAGACGCTCGCCGAAGCTGTCGCCACCGCCCAGGAGACGCCCGGTCAGCAGGTCGTGCGACCGTTGGATAATCCGATCAAGGATTCGGGTGGTCTGGTCATATTGAAAGGCAATCTGGCCCCGCGTGGAGCCGTTGTCAAGCTGAAAGGTGATGAAGCACAATACCATCGTGGTCCGGCACGGGTATTTGACAGCGAAGAATCCGCGTTTGAGGCCGTGCAAAACCGCGAAATTAAAAAGGGTGACGTGGTGATTATTCGTTATGAAGGACCCGTTGGCGGCCCGGGAATGCGCGAAATGCTCCAGACAACCGCCGCGCTGGTGGGACAAGGGCTTGGACCGGATGTGATTCTCATCACCGATGGGCGCTTCTCTGGCGGCACACGCGGCCTGATGATCGGGCACGTCGCGCCCGAAGCGATGATTGGTGGTCCCCTCGCCTTGATCGAGGAAGACGACGAAATCGAGGTTGATGTCAGCCAACGGCGGATCAGCTTACTGGTTGATGACATTGAATTGGCACAGCGTCGGGCGGCATGGATCGCGCCGCAGCCGAATTATCCATCGGGGGTGCTGGCAAAGTATGCGCGTTTAGTCCAACAAGCCGACGATGGTGCGATAACGAGTCTTTAG